One Misgurnus anguillicaudatus chromosome 22, ASM2758022v2, whole genome shotgun sequence DNA segment encodes these proteins:
- the zdhhc12b gene encoding palmitoyltransferase ZDHHC12-B: MFKNVFGSGFLVRTAHVILTWVITLILFLHDTDLRKQEETGELALPVLFVLLVLVSVLLYFAVSLMDPGFVLSDDCDLQFTLGITEEKQDMIPQTKSLRLRRCGHCLAQQPMRSKHCQTCQHCVRRYDHHCPWIENCVGERNHRWFVLYLAVQLIVLLWGLYMAWSGFSHAPTWQLWLRTNGVLLGASAVVAVLSLTVLLLLGSHLYLVSLNTTTWEFMSRHRISYLKHCGTDENPFDRGTLRNLWGFFCVWEPVVWEHVYFKQGNDPI; this comes from the exons atgtttaaaaatgtgttcGGATCAGGATTTCTGGTGAGGACTGCTCATGTCATCTTGACATGGGTGATAACGTTGATCCTCTTCCTCCACGACACCG ACCTACGGAAACAGGAGGAGACGGGGGAGCTTGCACTGCCAGTTCTGTTTGTCCTGCTGGTCCTGGTGTCCGTGCTGCTGTATTTCGCAGTTTCACTCATGGATCCTGGTTTTGTCCTTTCTGATGACTGTGATTTGCAG TTCACACTTGGCATCACAGAGGAGAAACAGGACATGATTCCTCAGACCAAATCCTTGCGGCTGCGGCGCTGTGGCCACTGCCTGGCACAG caacccATGAGATCCAAACACTGCCAGACCTGCCAGCACTGTGTGCGGCGTTATGATCATCACTGCCCCTGGATAGAGAACTGTGTCGGGGAAAGAAACCATCGCTGGTTTGTGCTTTATCTGGCTGTCCAGCTCATTGTCTTACTGTGGGGATTGTACATGGCCTG GTCAGGTTTCAGTCATGCCCCCACCTGGCAGCTGTGGTTGAGGACCAATGGTGTTCTTCTGGGAGCGTCAGCGGTGGTGGCCGTGCTATCCTTAACTGTGCTTCTCCTCCTGGGGTCTCACCTCTACCTGGTATCTCTAAATACCACCACGTGGGAGTTCATGTCTCGTCACAGAATCTCTTACCTCAAGCATTGCGGCACAGACGAAAACCCTTTCGACCGTGGAACCCTGCGCAACCTCTGGGGTTTCTTCTGCGTGTGGGAACCTGTGGTGTGGGAGCATGTGTATTTTAAGCAAGGCAATGATCCAATTTAA
- the iscub gene encoding iron-sulfur cluster assembly enzyme b: protein MAATLVSKCACPSVLINRLLCVPLWRVRSGYHVKVLDHYENPRNVGSLDKNAKNVGTGLVGAPACGDVMKLQIEVDENGKIVDAKFKTFGCGSAIASSSLATEWVKGKSVDEALKIKNTEIAKELSLPPVKLHCSMLAEDAIKAALADYRLKQEGEEGEKAVVANV from the exons ATGGCTGCCACACTTGTAAGTAAATGCGCGTGTCCCTCAGTTTTGATAAACAGATTGCTTTGCGTCCCGCTGTGGAGGGTGCGGAGTGGTTATCATGTAAAG gtgcTGGACCATTACGAGAATCCAAGAAATGTAGGATCTTTGGATAAAAATGCCAAGAATGTGGGCACGGGGTTGGTTGGTGCGCCAGCATGTGGAGATGTGATGAAACTACAG ATTGAGGTGGATGAAAATGGGAAGATTGTGGATGCCAAGTTCAAAACCTTTGGCTGTGGTTCCGCTATTGCTTCCAGTTCTTTGGCCACTGAGTGGGTAAAAGGCAAATCT GTTGATGAGGCGCTGAAGATAAAAAACACAGAGATTGCTAAGGAGCTTAGCCTTCCACCAGTTAAACTGCATTGCTCAA TGTTGGCAGAGGATGCCATCAAAGCAGCTTTGGCAGACTACCGTCTGAAACAGGAAGGTGAAGAGGGCGAGAAGGCTGTTGTAGCCAATGTCTAG
- the pkn3 gene encoding serine/threonine-protein kinase N2 isoform X1, whose protein sequence is MSGVTLQNRCLRGLAEGDLMDPEFQQRVEDAIALLRQEIQRELKIKEAAERLRRAVTNRKNAADVDDQLRASNRKLEQLHWELQELNARAMATQKETVTDDATSPDPCHWEEVTSPLGSRVRTLKKQLTMELKVKQGAENIIQTYASSSVKDRKMLSTAQQMLQDSKTKIELLRMQIVKVTQAREGERETAQPEGRPSETISPLELRLEELRHHLRIEAAVAEGAKNVVKQLGVRKVQDRRALGEAQARLQESSQKLDLLRLSLEQRLGELPNDHPKRAAIKEELTVGSSPVVGLQRDRLRSSSSASSSLFKPASLTGRLEVRLMGCQDLLEVVPGRCRVSGVSSAPGSPVESKSLRMRTGLSTRSTNGKTTKTDEISSEISAVLKVDNKIVGRTHWRLLSKDAWDQTFSIELERSRELEIAVYWRDWRSLCAVKFLRLEDFLDNQRHGMCLYLEPQGTLFTEVKFMNPVIERHPKLQRQKRIFPKEKGKNFLRAAQMNMNFATWGRLMMSVLPPCNSTVAALSPPLPGTEPMSPPSVSTPLSSGDSAVVKLNFSEERPAKPPRLHLANTPTTDASLSVTPARENYYEDHQVFKGRPASQPAPQRKRGMQMEDFNCLSVLGRGHFGKVLLAEFKRTGRLYAIKALKKGDVVTRDEVDSLMCEKRIFETINVSHHPFLVNMHGCFQTSDHVCFVMEYSPGGDLMTHIHNNIFSDRQARFYAGCVLLGLEFLHQNKIVYRDLKLDNLLMDSDGFVKIADFGLCKEGMGYGDRTSTFCGTPEFLAPEVLTDSNYTRAVDWWGLGVLIYEMLVGESPFPGDDEEEVFDSIVNDEVRYPRFLSPDSVSIMQKLLQKNPERRLGAGEQDANDVKRHRFFQGIDWEALLAKKVKPPFLPLIKTPGDVSNFDSEFTRLKPVLTPPQTPFFLTAEQQEFFADFDFSALH, encoded by the exons ATGTCGGGTGTGACGCTACAG AACAGATGTCTGCGGGGTCTGGCAGAAGGTGACCTCATGGACCCTGAGTTTCAGCAGCGTGTGGAAGATGCAATTGCCCTTCTCCGTCAAGAGATCCAGAGGGAGCTGAAGATCAAGGAGGCGGCTGAGCGACTACGCAGAGCGGTGACCAACCGCAAGAACGCAGCTGATGTTGATGATCAGCTTAGAGCTTCCAACCGCAAGCTTGAGCAGCTCCACTGGGAGCTCCAGGAACTGAATGCACGTGCTATGGCCACACAGAAAGAGACAGTGACAG ATGATGCCACCTCTCCAGACCCCTGCCACTGGGAAGAGGTCACATCACCCTTAGGCAGCCGTGTCCGCACCTTGAAAAAACAGCTTACTATGGAGCTCAAAGTGAAACAAGGAGCTGAAAACATTATCCAGACTTATGCCAGCAGTTCTGTCAAG GATCGGAAGATGCTGTCCACAGCCCAGCAGATGCTGCAGGATAGCAAGACAAAAATCGAGCTGCTCCGCATGCAAATTGTCAAAGTCACCCAGGCCAGAGAAGGAGAGCGAGAGACCGCACAGCCAGAGG GTCGCCCCTCTGAGACAATAAGTCCACTGGAGCTGCGGCTGGAGGAGCTCAGGCATCATCTGAGGATCGAGGCAGCTGTGGctgaaggtgcaaaaaatgTGGTCAAGCAGCTCGGTGTACGCAAAGTGCAGGACCGGCGTGCCCTTGGAGAA GCTCAGGCCCGTTTGCAGGAGTCTTCTCAGAAACTGGACCTGTTGCGTTTGTCCCTGGAGCAAAGGCTCGGAGAACTTCCAAATGACCATCCCAAAAGAGCCGCCATCAAAGAGGAGCTGACAGTGGGGTCCTCACCTGTCGTAGGCCTGCAGAGAGATCGCCTGCGTTCTTCGTCTTCGGCATCTTCTTCGCTCTTTAAACCAGCCAGCCTAACCG GGCGACTGGAGGTAAGACTGATGGGTTGTCAAGACCTGCTGGAGGTAGTTCCGGGTCGCTGTCGGGTGAGCGGTGTGTCCTCCGCCCCTGGGAGCCCCGTTGAGTCCAAATCACTGAGGATGAGGACCGGCCTCTCCACCCGCAGCACCAATGGCAAGACTACAAAGACCGATGAGATTTCTT CTGAGATCAGCGCTGTATTAAAAGTGGATAACAAAATAGTCGGTCGCACTCACTGGCGGCTGCTGAGTAAGGATGCCTGGGATCAGACCTTCAGCATTGAACTCGAGCGG TCTCGAGAGCTGGAGATTGCCGTGTACTGGCGAGACTGGAGATCGCTCTGTGCCGTGAAGTTCCTGCGTTTAGAAGATTTCCTAGACAACCAGAGGCACGGCATGTGCCTTTACCTAGAGCCACAGGGCACTCTGTTCACAGAG GTGAAATTCATGAACCCTGTCATCGAGCGTCATCCGAAACTACAGAGACAGAAACGGATTTTTCCTAAGGAGAAAG GGAAGAATTTCTTGCGGGCGGCTCAGATGAATATGAACTTTGCCACGTGGGGACGTTTGATGATGAGCGTGCTGCCCCCCTGCAACAGCACTGTTGCCGCCTTGAGCCCCCCGTTGCCTGGCACTGAGCCCATGTCCCCTCCAAGTGTATCCACACCCCTATCTTCTGG AGATTCAGCAGTTGTTAAACTCAACTTCAGTGAGGAGCGCCCCGCCAAGCCCCCACGCCTCCACTTGGCAAATACTCCCACGACAGATGCCTCACTTTCTGTG ACTCCAGCCAGAGAGAATTATTATGAGGATCACCAAGTTTTCAAAGGCAGGCCTGCGTCCCAGCCTGCACCTCA GAGGAAAAGGGGGATGCAGATGGAGGATTTTAATTGCCTTTCCGTTTTAGGAAGAGGGCACTTTGGAAAG GTCCTACTGGCTGAGTTCAAGCGGACAGGGAGACTGTATGCCATTAAAGCCTTGAAGAAAGGGGATGTGGTGACCCGGGATGAAGTGGACAG TTTAATGTGTGAAAAGCGGATTTTTGAGACCATCAATGTATCCCACCATCCTTTCCTGGTGAACATGCATGGGTGCTTCCAGACGTCTGaccacgtgtgttttgtgatgGAGTATTCACCTGGAGGAGACCTGATGACCCACATTCACAACAACATCTTCTCTGATCGGCAGGCCAG GTTTTATGCTGGTTGTGTATTACTAGGCCTGGAGTTTCTGCATCAGAACAAAATTGTATATAG GGATCTAAAGCTAGACAATCTGCTAATGGATTCTGATGGCTTTGTGAAAATTGCAGATTTTGGACTTTGCAAAGAAG GTATGGGATACGGTGATCGTACATCAACCTTTTGTGGCACCCCAGAGTTCCTTGCTCCAGAGGTTTTAACAGACAGCAACTACACCCGTGCTGTAGACTGGTGGGGTCTGGGTGTGCTCATCTATGAGATGTTGGTGGGAGAG TCTCCATTTCCTGGTGATGATGAAGAGGAGGTGTTTGACAGCATAGTAAATGATGAAGTACGATACCCCAGGTTTCTGTCCCCAGATTCAGTCTCGATAATGCAGAAG TTGCTGCAGAAGAACCCCGAAAGAAGATTGGGAGCAGGAGAGCAAGATGCTAATGACGTGAAAAGGCACAGATTCTTCCAG GGCATAGACTGGGAGGCCCTGTTGGCCAAAAAAGTCAAACCTCCTTTCCTTCCATTGATTAAAACCCCAGGAGACGTCAGTAATTTCGACTCGGAGTTCACACGCCTGAAGCCAGTGCTGACCCCTCCACAGACTCCCTTCTTCCTCACGGCCGAGCAGCAGGAATTCTTCGCAGACTTTGACTTTTCTGCTCTGCACTGA
- the pkn3 gene encoding serine/threonine-protein kinase N2 isoform X2: protein MKCRAPYLRYGNHTACADLNMVKKMHQGKHLMGVKEKQGDAIQPSESSRNMTDELLSCFERGRALWTDRKMLSTAQQMLQDSKTKIELLRMQIVKVTQAREGERETAQPEGRPSETISPLELRLEELRHHLRIEAAVAEGAKNVVKQLGVRKVQDRRALGEAQARLQESSQKLDLLRLSLEQRLGELPNDHPKRAAIKEELTVGSSPVVGLQRDRLRSSSSASSSLFKPASLTGRLEVRLMGCQDLLEVVPGRCRVSGVSSAPGSPVESKSLRMRTGLSTRSTNGKTTKTDEISSEISAVLKVDNKIVGRTHWRLLSKDAWDQTFSIELERSRELEIAVYWRDWRSLCAVKFLRLEDFLDNQRHGMCLYLEPQGTLFTEVKFMNPVIERHPKLQRQKRIFPKEKGKNFLRAAQMNMNFATWGRLMMSVLPPCNSTVAALSPPLPGTEPMSPPSVSTPLSSGDSAVVKLNFSEERPAKPPRLHLANTPTTDASLSVTPARENYYEDHQVFKGRPASQPAPQRKRGMQMEDFNCLSVLGRGHFGKVLLAEFKRTGRLYAIKALKKGDVVTRDEVDSLMCEKRIFETINVSHHPFLVNMHGCFQTSDHVCFVMEYSPGGDLMTHIHNNIFSDRQARFYAGCVLLGLEFLHQNKIVYRDLKLDNLLMDSDGFVKIADFGLCKEGMGYGDRTSTFCGTPEFLAPEVLTDSNYTRAVDWWGLGVLIYEMLVGESPFPGDDEEEVFDSIVNDEVRYPRFLSPDSVSIMQKLLQKNPERRLGAGEQDANDVKRHRFFQGIDWEALLAKKVKPPFLPLIKTPGDVSNFDSEFTRLKPVLTPPQTPFFLTAEQQEFFADFDFSALH, encoded by the exons ATGAAATGTCGAGCTCCGTATTTGCGTTATGGGAACCATACAGCATGTGCAGATCTGAACATGGTGAAAAAAATGCATCAGGGGAAACATCTGATGGGGGTCAAGGAGAAACAAGGGGATGCCATACAGCCATCTGAAAGTTCACGAAACATGACGGATGAGCTCTTAAGCTGCTTTGAGAGGGGGAGAGCACTATGGACG GATCGGAAGATGCTGTCCACAGCCCAGCAGATGCTGCAGGATAGCAAGACAAAAATCGAGCTGCTCCGCATGCAAATTGTCAAAGTCACCCAGGCCAGAGAAGGAGAGCGAGAGACCGCACAGCCAGAGG GTCGCCCCTCTGAGACAATAAGTCCACTGGAGCTGCGGCTGGAGGAGCTCAGGCATCATCTGAGGATCGAGGCAGCTGTGGctgaaggtgcaaaaaatgTGGTCAAGCAGCTCGGTGTACGCAAAGTGCAGGACCGGCGTGCCCTTGGAGAA GCTCAGGCCCGTTTGCAGGAGTCTTCTCAGAAACTGGACCTGTTGCGTTTGTCCCTGGAGCAAAGGCTCGGAGAACTTCCAAATGACCATCCCAAAAGAGCCGCCATCAAAGAGGAGCTGACAGTGGGGTCCTCACCTGTCGTAGGCCTGCAGAGAGATCGCCTGCGTTCTTCGTCTTCGGCATCTTCTTCGCTCTTTAAACCAGCCAGCCTAACCG GGCGACTGGAGGTAAGACTGATGGGTTGTCAAGACCTGCTGGAGGTAGTTCCGGGTCGCTGTCGGGTGAGCGGTGTGTCCTCCGCCCCTGGGAGCCCCGTTGAGTCCAAATCACTGAGGATGAGGACCGGCCTCTCCACCCGCAGCACCAATGGCAAGACTACAAAGACCGATGAGATTTCTT CTGAGATCAGCGCTGTATTAAAAGTGGATAACAAAATAGTCGGTCGCACTCACTGGCGGCTGCTGAGTAAGGATGCCTGGGATCAGACCTTCAGCATTGAACTCGAGCGG TCTCGAGAGCTGGAGATTGCCGTGTACTGGCGAGACTGGAGATCGCTCTGTGCCGTGAAGTTCCTGCGTTTAGAAGATTTCCTAGACAACCAGAGGCACGGCATGTGCCTTTACCTAGAGCCACAGGGCACTCTGTTCACAGAG GTGAAATTCATGAACCCTGTCATCGAGCGTCATCCGAAACTACAGAGACAGAAACGGATTTTTCCTAAGGAGAAAG GGAAGAATTTCTTGCGGGCGGCTCAGATGAATATGAACTTTGCCACGTGGGGACGTTTGATGATGAGCGTGCTGCCCCCCTGCAACAGCACTGTTGCCGCCTTGAGCCCCCCGTTGCCTGGCACTGAGCCCATGTCCCCTCCAAGTGTATCCACACCCCTATCTTCTGG AGATTCAGCAGTTGTTAAACTCAACTTCAGTGAGGAGCGCCCCGCCAAGCCCCCACGCCTCCACTTGGCAAATACTCCCACGACAGATGCCTCACTTTCTGTG ACTCCAGCCAGAGAGAATTATTATGAGGATCACCAAGTTTTCAAAGGCAGGCCTGCGTCCCAGCCTGCACCTCA GAGGAAAAGGGGGATGCAGATGGAGGATTTTAATTGCCTTTCCGTTTTAGGAAGAGGGCACTTTGGAAAG GTCCTACTGGCTGAGTTCAAGCGGACAGGGAGACTGTATGCCATTAAAGCCTTGAAGAAAGGGGATGTGGTGACCCGGGATGAAGTGGACAG TTTAATGTGTGAAAAGCGGATTTTTGAGACCATCAATGTATCCCACCATCCTTTCCTGGTGAACATGCATGGGTGCTTCCAGACGTCTGaccacgtgtgttttgtgatgGAGTATTCACCTGGAGGAGACCTGATGACCCACATTCACAACAACATCTTCTCTGATCGGCAGGCCAG GTTTTATGCTGGTTGTGTATTACTAGGCCTGGAGTTTCTGCATCAGAACAAAATTGTATATAG GGATCTAAAGCTAGACAATCTGCTAATGGATTCTGATGGCTTTGTGAAAATTGCAGATTTTGGACTTTGCAAAGAAG GTATGGGATACGGTGATCGTACATCAACCTTTTGTGGCACCCCAGAGTTCCTTGCTCCAGAGGTTTTAACAGACAGCAACTACACCCGTGCTGTAGACTGGTGGGGTCTGGGTGTGCTCATCTATGAGATGTTGGTGGGAGAG TCTCCATTTCCTGGTGATGATGAAGAGGAGGTGTTTGACAGCATAGTAAATGATGAAGTACGATACCCCAGGTTTCTGTCCCCAGATTCAGTCTCGATAATGCAGAAG TTGCTGCAGAAGAACCCCGAAAGAAGATTGGGAGCAGGAGAGCAAGATGCTAATGACGTGAAAAGGCACAGATTCTTCCAG GGCATAGACTGGGAGGCCCTGTTGGCCAAAAAAGTCAAACCTCCTTTCCTTCCATTGATTAAAACCCCAGGAGACGTCAGTAATTTCGACTCGGAGTTCACACGCCTGAAGCCAGTGCTGACCCCTCCACAGACTCCCTTCTTCCTCACGGCCGAGCAGCAGGAATTCTTCGCAGACTTTGACTTTTCTGCTCTGCACTGA